One window of Medicago truncatula cultivar Jemalong A17 chromosome 2, MtrunA17r5.0-ANR, whole genome shotgun sequence genomic DNA carries:
- the LOC25486860 gene encoding uncharacterized protein, with translation MASVGFSSLSSPARSQYLNIGFPSKPQFLPTATLNFSPTFRCIGSRKLQINRKLLTVSATNPNSGGGKSSNEGSDVKETGNASQGPPLLTILAGLFVFFLVGWVIGSVVVWLISLIVNVPSPK, from the exons ATGGCGTCTGTTGGATTCTCCTCACTGTCGTCACCAGCCAGATCACAATACCTCAATATAGGGTTTCCTTCAAAACCTCAATTCCTTCCTACTGCCACACTCAACTTCTCTCCCACCTTCAG ATGCATAGGCTCTAGAAAATTGCAAATAAATCGAAAGCTATTAACTGTTTCTGCTACAAACCCCAACTCTGGAGGTGGAAAATCATCCAATGAAGGATCAGATGTAAAGGAAACTGGGAATGCTTCTCAGGGACCTCCTCTCCTTACAATTTTGGCTGGACTCTTTGTGTTTTTCCTTGTTGGTTGGGTCATTGGGTCCGTTGTAGTGTGGTTGATAAG